From the genome of Pseudomonas yamanorum, one region includes:
- a CDS encoding heme lyase CcmF/NrfE family subunit, with translation MTSALFIPELGQLAMILALCFAIVQAVVPLLGAWRGDRLWMSLAQPAAWGQFAFLVFAFGCLTYAFMTDDFSVAYVANNSNSALPWYYKFSAVWGAHEGSLLLWALILGGWTFAVSIFSRQLPQVMLARVLAVMGMISIGFLLFLIMTSNPFTRILPQIPVDGHDLNPLLQDIGLIVHPPMLYMGYVGFSVAFAFAIAALLGGRLDAAWARWSRPWTIVAWAFLGIGITLGSWWAYYELGWGGWWFWDPVENASFMPWLVGTALIHSLAVTEKRGVFKSWTVLLAIAAFSLSLLGTFLVRSGVLTSVHAFASDPERGVFILIFLLFVVGGSLTLFALRAPVVKSHVGFNLWSRETLLLGNNLVLVVAASMILLGTLYPLVLDALSGAKLSVGPPYFNALFIPLMALLMVVMAVGVLVRWKDTPVKWLVGMLTPVLLGSAALAVIAGIAYGDFNWAVLATFMLAAWVLLAGVRDLIDKTRHKGLIKGLPTMTRSYWGMQVAHIGIAVCALGVVLSSQNSAERDLRLAPGESMDLAGYHFIFEGAKHFEGPNFTSDKGTVRVVRNGKEVAVLHPEKRLYTVQSSMMTEAGIDAGFTRDLYVALGEPLGDGAWAVRVHVKPFVRWIWFGGLLTGFGGLLAAMDRRYRVKVKSRVREALGLQGAAV, from the coding sequence ATGACGTCCGCATTGTTTATTCCGGAGTTGGGCCAGTTGGCGATGATCCTCGCCCTGTGCTTTGCCATCGTCCAGGCCGTGGTCCCGTTGCTGGGTGCCTGGCGCGGTGACCGCCTGTGGATGAGCCTGGCCCAGCCGGCCGCCTGGGGCCAGTTCGCCTTTCTGGTGTTCGCCTTCGGTTGCCTGACCTACGCCTTCATGACCGACGACTTTTCCGTCGCCTATGTCGCCAACAACTCCAACAGCGCCTTGCCCTGGTACTACAAGTTCAGTGCCGTGTGGGGTGCCCACGAAGGTTCGTTGCTGCTGTGGGCGTTGATCCTCGGCGGCTGGACCTTTGCTGTCTCGATCTTCTCCCGCCAACTGCCGCAAGTCATGCTGGCCCGGGTGCTGGCGGTGATGGGCATGATCAGCATCGGCTTCCTGCTGTTCCTGATCATGACTTCCAACCCGTTCACCCGCATCCTGCCGCAGATCCCGGTAGACGGTCACGACCTCAACCCGCTGCTGCAAGACATCGGCCTGATCGTGCACCCGCCGATGCTCTACATGGGGTATGTCGGTTTCTCGGTCGCCTTCGCCTTCGCCATCGCCGCCTTGCTCGGCGGGCGTCTCGATGCGGCCTGGGCGCGCTGGTCGCGGCCATGGACCATCGTCGCTTGGGCGTTCCTCGGCATCGGCATCACCCTGGGCTCTTGGTGGGCCTACTACGAACTCGGCTGGGGCGGCTGGTGGTTCTGGGACCCGGTGGAAAACGCCTCCTTCATGCCCTGGCTGGTGGGCACGGCGCTGATTCACTCGCTGGCAGTCACCGAAAAACGCGGCGTGTTCAAAAGCTGGACCGTGTTGCTGGCCATCGCCGCGTTTTCCCTGAGCCTGCTGGGTACGTTCCTGGTGCGTTCCGGTGTGCTGACATCGGTTCACGCGTTTGCCTCCGACCCGGAGCGCGGCGTGTTCATTCTGATCTTCCTGCTGTTCGTGGTTGGTGGCTCGCTGACCCTGTTTGCCCTGCGCGCGCCAGTGGTCAAAAGTCATGTGGGATTCAACCTTTGGTCCCGGGAAACCCTGTTGCTGGGCAATAACCTGGTGCTGGTGGTGGCGGCTTCGATGATCCTGCTCGGTACCCTGTACCCGCTGGTGCTGGATGCCCTGAGCGGCGCCAAACTGTCCGTCGGCCCGCCGTACTTCAACGCACTGTTTATCCCGTTGATGGCGCTGTTGATGGTGGTGATGGCGGTCGGCGTACTGGTGCGCTGGAAAGACACCCCGGTGAAATGGCTGGTGGGCATGCTCACCCCGGTACTGCTCGGCAGCGCCGCGCTGGCCGTGATCGCCGGTATAGCCTACGGCGACTTCAACTGGGCCGTGCTCGCCACCTTCATGCTGGCTGCCTGGGTATTGCTGGCCGGCGTACGTGACCTGATCGACAAGACCCGCCACAAAGGTTTGATCAAAGGCCTGCCGACCATGACCCGCAGCTACTGGGGCATGCAGGTCGCCCACATCGGCATCGCCGTGTGTGCGTTGGGCGTGGTGTTGTCCAGCCAGAACAGTGCCGAGCGCGACCTGCGCCTGGCGCCCGGCGAGTCCATGGACCTGGCCGGTTACCACTTCATTTTCGAAGGCGCCAAGCACTTCGAAGGCCCGAACTTCACCTCCGACAAAGGCACCGTACGTGTGGTGCGCAATGGCAAGGAAGTGGCGGTGTTGCACCCGGAAAAACGCCTGTACACCGTACAAAGCTCGATGATGACCGAAGCCGGGATCGACGCCGGTTTCACCCGCGACCTCTACGTCGCCCTGGGTGAACCGCTGGGCGATGGCGCCTGGGCCGTGCGGGTCCACGTCAAACCGTTTGTGCGCTGGATCTGGTTCGGCGGCCTGCTCACCGGGTTCGGTGGTTTGCTGGCAGCGATGGACCGGCGCTACCGGGTCAAGGTCAAGAGCCGGGTGCGTGAAGCCCTCGGCCTGCAAGGAGCGGCGGTATGA
- the ccmD gene encoding heme exporter protein CcmD: protein MSFNSFSDFLAMGHHALYVWTAYGICLAVLALNVAAPILARKRYLQQEARRLRRETEK from the coding sequence ATGAGCTTCAACTCTTTCAGTGATTTTCTCGCCATGGGCCATCACGCCCTGTATGTCTGGACGGCCTATGGCATCTGCCTGGCGGTGCTGGCCCTCAACGTCGCCGCGCCGATCCTGGCCCGCAAGCGTTACCTGCAACAAGAGGCGCGTCGTTTGCGCCGGGAGACCGAAAAGTGA
- the ccmA gene encoding cytochrome c biogenesis heme-transporting ATPase CcmA, with amino-acid sequence MLFEHLELRLAGGDMVQVSGPNGSGKTSLLRLLAGLMQPTAGEVRLNGKPLHEQRTELARNLIWIGHAAGIKDVLTAEENLSWLSALHHPASREAIWQALAVVGLKGFEDVPCHTLSAGQQRRVALARLYLDGPPLWILDEPFTALDKQGVAQLEEHLAAHCEQGGMVVLTTHHTLTRMPAGYRDLDLGRWSV; translated from the coding sequence ATGCTGTTCGAACACCTCGAACTGCGTCTGGCGGGCGGCGACATGGTGCAGGTCAGCGGCCCCAACGGCAGCGGCAAGACCAGCCTGTTGCGCCTGTTGGCCGGCCTGATGCAGCCGACGGCGGGGGAAGTGCGGCTCAACGGCAAACCGTTGCACGAGCAACGCACCGAGCTGGCGCGCAACCTGATCTGGATCGGCCACGCCGCCGGGATCAAGGATGTGCTCACCGCCGAAGAAAACCTCAGTTGGCTCAGCGCCCTGCATCATCCCGCAAGCCGCGAGGCGATCTGGCAGGCCCTCGCTGTCGTTGGCCTGAAGGGTTTCGAAGACGTTCCCTGCCACACCCTGTCCGCCGGCCAGCAGCGCCGCGTGGCCCTGGCCCGTTTGTATCTGGACGGCCCGCCGCTATGGATTCTCGACGAACCCTTCACCGCCCTCGACAAACAAGGCGTCGCCCAGTTGGAAGAACACCTTGCCGCGCACTGCGAGCAGGGCGGCATGGTGGTCCTGACCACTCACCACACCTTGACGCGCATGCCTGCCGGTTACCGCGACCTCGACCTGGGCCGGTGGTCGGTATGA
- a CDS encoding Rap1a/Tai family immunity protein, whose product MKRTSILTALSLCVFSLTATASNEAHDYLTACREARKQSPDAPPSYQAAYCLGITTGVLRTLEYKDEFTRRNRRLCQPENLEPGHLVEMVLEHSKKYPAAERTGTTRLVRGAITERYPCPKRNNTL is encoded by the coding sequence TTGAAACGGACTTCAATCCTGACAGCACTGAGTCTTTGTGTGTTTTCCCTGACGGCAACGGCCAGCAACGAGGCCCATGACTACCTCACGGCCTGTCGCGAAGCCAGGAAGCAATCGCCGGATGCACCACCGTCCTACCAGGCCGCCTATTGCCTCGGCATCACCACGGGCGTGCTGAGGACGCTGGAATACAAAGACGAATTCACCCGCAGAAACCGCCGCCTTTGCCAGCCGGAAAACCTGGAGCCAGGGCATTTGGTAGAGATGGTTCTGGAGCACAGCAAGAAATACCCTGCGGCAGAGCGAACTGGCACGACCCGGCTGGTGAGGGGCGCAATTACCGAGCGCTATCCGTGCCCGAAGAGAAACAACACGCTCTAG
- the fliK gene encoding flagellar hook-length control protein FliK, translating to MTGEINLPTLPPTLPAGPAPAPATGELLKLLEPQTGLIDPGKTVNAEVLALKQGGDAFQLLLKLTLEGGRQTLVQASSSQPLPLGAQVEVSQTPSGNLSISLQQALSSSVAALTRIDTTQLPVGTLLQGKVLTTQALPQGANQPVVYRSLVSVLNNVLSGATLTVESPQPLRIGSLLSAVVQSAQTLSFVPLSGRQDQLAVAQQLSTQQSRQGSLDVVFTALQSLPATSSDSTSVDLRAAAERLLASLPDLAQASNPKVLAQLIQNSGTFLEAKLLAGQNPQIPPLDMKGALLRFVADLLPALPANTNLNAILASNTLAQLLPSFVRSPLGTLGQVGARQAPAGFPLPDRLMQRLEGESDLENLLRLAAGAISRLQSHQLSSLEQTGTTADGKLLTTWQLEIPMRTLQDIVPLQVKFQREQPAPDKDQPERKDSKDPKQMLWRVEMALDMEPLGPLQVQAQLSQGKLSSQLWATRPFTASLIESHLSSLRERLVSSGLNVGDLDCHLGTPPRGPKTGLEQRWVDETA from the coding sequence ATGACCGGTGAGATCAATCTTCCCACGCTTCCCCCGACGCTGCCGGCCGGGCCTGCGCCCGCGCCCGCGACGGGTGAGCTGCTGAAACTGCTGGAGCCGCAGACCGGCCTGATTGACCCCGGAAAAACCGTGAATGCCGAGGTGCTGGCACTGAAACAAGGCGGCGATGCGTTTCAGTTGCTGCTCAAGCTGACCCTGGAAGGCGGTCGGCAAACCCTGGTGCAGGCCAGCAGCAGCCAGCCGCTGCCGCTGGGCGCCCAGGTGGAAGTCAGCCAGACCCCTTCGGGCAATTTATCCATCAGCCTTCAGCAGGCGTTGAGTTCCAGCGTGGCTGCGCTGACTCGCATCGACACCACCCAACTGCCGGTGGGCACCCTGCTGCAAGGCAAGGTGCTGACCACCCAGGCGCTGCCACAGGGTGCCAACCAGCCGGTGGTGTATCGCTCGCTGGTGTCGGTGCTCAATAACGTCCTCAGCGGCGCGACCCTGACCGTCGAAAGCCCGCAGCCGCTGCGCATCGGCAGCTTGCTCAGCGCCGTGGTGCAAAGCGCCCAGACCTTGAGCTTTGTGCCCCTGAGCGGGCGCCAGGACCAACTGGCCGTGGCCCAGCAACTCTCCACCCAACAAAGCCGCCAGGGCTCGCTGGACGTGGTGTTCACCGCGCTGCAAAGCCTGCCGGCGACCAGCAGCGACAGCACCTCGGTCGATTTGCGTGCCGCCGCCGAGCGATTGCTGGCGAGCCTGCCCGACCTGGCCCAGGCCAGTAATCCGAAGGTACTGGCGCAACTGATCCAGAACAGCGGCACATTCCTGGAAGCCAAGCTGCTCGCCGGGCAAAACCCGCAGATACCGCCGCTGGACATGAAGGGCGCCCTGCTGCGCTTCGTCGCCGACCTGCTGCCGGCCCTGCCCGCCAACACCAATCTCAATGCGATCCTGGCGTCCAACACCCTGGCGCAACTGCTGCCCAGCTTCGTGCGCAGCCCGTTGGGCACCCTCGGCCAGGTCGGCGCCCGCCAAGCGCCCGCAGGCTTTCCGCTGCCGGATCGGCTGATGCAACGCCTGGAAGGTGAGAGCGATCTGGAAAACCTGCTGCGCCTGGCCGCCGGCGCCATTTCCCGGCTGCAAAGCCATCAGCTGTCGAGCCTGGAACAAACCGGCACCACCGCCGATGGCAAGCTCTTGACCACTTGGCAGTTGGAAATCCCGATGCGTACCTTGCAGGACATCGTGCCGTTGCAGGTCAAGTTCCAGCGCGAACAGCCCGCACCCGACAAAGATCAGCCGGAACGCAAGGACAGCAAGGACCCCAAGCAAATGCTCTGGCGCGTGGAAATGGCCCTCGACATGGAGCCCCTGGGCCCGTTGCAGGTCCAGGCGCAACTGAGCCAGGGCAAACTGTCGAGCCAGCTGTGGGCGACCCGTCCGTTCACCGCCAGCCTGATCGAAAGCCACCTGAGCAGCCTGCGCGAGCGTCTGGTGTCGTCGGGACTCAACGTCGGCGACCTGGACTGCCACCTCGGCACCCCGCCGCGTGGCCCGAAGACCGGACTGGAACAACGCTGGGTGGATGAAACCGCATGA
- the ccmE gene encoding cytochrome c maturation protein CcmE, which translates to MNPLRRKRLLIILAIMAGVGIAVTLALSALRENINLFYTPTQIANGEAPLDTRIRAGGMVEKGSLQRSGDSLDVKFIVTDFNKSVTITYRGILPDLFREGQGIVALGKLNADGVVVADEVLAKHDEKYMPPEVTKALKDSGQSAPTPAKEG; encoded by the coding sequence GTGAATCCGCTGCGTAGAAAGCGTCTGTTGATCATCCTGGCCATCATGGCCGGTGTCGGCATTGCCGTGACCCTGGCCCTGAGTGCCCTGCGGGAGAACATCAACCTGTTCTACACCCCGACCCAGATCGCCAACGGCGAAGCGCCGCTGGACACGCGAATCCGCGCCGGTGGCATGGTCGAGAAGGGCTCGCTGCAACGTTCCGGGGACTCCCTGGACGTGAAATTCATCGTCACCGACTTCAACAAATCCGTGACCATCACCTACCGCGGCATCCTCCCGGACCTGTTCCGCGAAGGGCAGGGCATCGTCGCCCTCGGCAAGCTCAACGCCGACGGCGTGGTAGTGGCCGACGAAGTGCTGGCCAAGCACGATGAAAAATACATGCCGCCGGAAGTCACCAAGGCCCTCAAAGACAGCGGCCAATCCGCCCCGACCCCTGCCAAGGAGGGCTAA
- a CDS encoding heme ABC transporter permease translates to MNWTWFHKLGSPKWFYGISGKLLPWLSIAAVLLIGIGLVWGLAFAPPDYQQGNSFRIIYIHVPAAMLAQSCYVMLAVCGVVGLVWKMKLADVALQCAAPIGAWMTAVALVTGAIWGKPTWGSWWVWDARLTSMLILLFLYFGLIALGNAISNRDSAAKACAVLAIVGVINIPIIKYSVEWWNTLHQGATFTLTEKPAMPVEMWAPLLLMVLGFYCFFGAVLLLRMRLEVLKREARTSWVKAEVQNSLGARG, encoded by the coding sequence ATGAACTGGACCTGGTTTCACAAGCTCGGCTCGCCCAAATGGTTTTACGGCATCAGTGGCAAACTGCTGCCGTGGTTGAGCATCGCCGCCGTATTGCTGATCGGCATCGGCCTGGTCTGGGGCCTGGCCTTCGCGCCGCCGGACTACCAGCAAGGCAACAGCTTTCGCATCATCTATATCCATGTTCCCGCCGCGATGCTGGCCCAGTCCTGCTACGTGATGCTGGCGGTGTGCGGCGTCGTCGGCTTGGTGTGGAAGATGAAGCTGGCGGACGTGGCCTTGCAATGCGCCGCGCCCATCGGTGCCTGGATGACCGCCGTGGCGCTGGTCACCGGCGCGATCTGGGGCAAGCCGACCTGGGGTTCGTGGTGGGTCTGGGACGCGCGCCTCACCTCCATGTTGATCCTGCTGTTCCTGTATTTCGGCCTGATCGCCCTGGGCAACGCCATCAGCAACCGTGACAGCGCCGCCAAGGCCTGCGCGGTGCTGGCGATTGTCGGCGTGATCAACATCCCGATCATCAAATACTCGGTGGAGTGGTGGAACACCCTGCACCAGGGCGCCACCTTCACCCTCACCGAAAAGCCGGCAATGCCCGTGGAAATGTGGGCGCCGCTGCTGCTGATGGTGCTGGGGTTCTACTGCTTCTTCGGCGCCGTGCTGCTGCTGCGCATGCGCCTCGAAGTGCTCAAGCGTGAAGCCCGCACCAGTTGGGTCAAGGCCGAAGTGCAAAACAGCCTGGGAGCCCGTGGATGA
- a CDS encoding chemotaxis protein CheW, producing MNKSVSAQGLVDDPILQWVTFKLDNESYGINVMRVQEVLRYTEIAPVPGAPSYVLGIINLRGNVVTVIDTRQRFGLVPTEVNDNTRIVIIEADKQVVGIMVDSVAEVVYLRQSEVETAPNVGNEESAKFIQGVCNKNGELLILVELDKMMSEEEWQDLENI from the coding sequence ATGAACAAGTCAGTGTCCGCACAAGGTCTGGTGGATGATCCAATCCTGCAATGGGTCACCTTCAAGCTGGACAACGAGTCCTACGGCATCAACGTGATGCGTGTGCAGGAAGTGCTGCGCTACACCGAAATCGCTCCGGTGCCGGGTGCCCCAAGCTACGTGCTGGGCATCATCAACCTGCGCGGCAACGTGGTGACCGTGATCGACACTCGCCAGCGTTTTGGCCTGGTGCCGACCGAAGTCAACGACAACACCCGCATCGTGATCATCGAAGCCGACAAGCAAGTGGTCGGGATTATGGTCGACAGCGTGGCGGAAGTGGTTTACCTGCGCCAATCTGAAGTCGAGACCGCGCCGAACGTCGGCAACGAAGAATCGGCCAAGTTCATCCAGGGTGTCTGCAACAAGAACGGCGAACTGCTGATTCTGGTTGAGCTGGACAAGATGATGAGCGAAGAAGAATGGCAGGATCTGGAGAATATCTGA
- the ccmB gene encoding heme exporter protein CcmB, with protein MSVFALLVAREARLLCRRPAELANPLVFFAIVIALFPLAVGPETKLLQTLSPGLVWVAALLSVLLSLDGLFRSDFEDGSLEQWVLSSHPLPLLVLAKVLAHWVFSGLALVLLAPLLAMMLGLPTECLPVLLLSLLLGTPVLSLLGAVGAALTVGLKRGGLLLALLILPLYIPVLILGSGALQAALQGMPATGYLLWLGSLAALAVTLTPFAIAAGLKISVGE; from the coding sequence ATGAGTGTTTTTGCCCTGTTGGTCGCCCGCGAAGCGCGGTTACTCTGTCGCCGCCCGGCCGAACTGGCCAACCCGCTGGTGTTCTTCGCGATTGTGATCGCGCTGTTCCCGTTGGCGGTGGGCCCCGAGACTAAACTGTTGCAAACCTTGTCTCCGGGACTGGTCTGGGTGGCGGCGCTTTTGTCGGTCCTGCTCTCGCTGGACGGGCTGTTTCGCAGTGATTTCGAAGATGGTTCCCTTGAGCAGTGGGTCCTTTCGTCGCACCCCCTGCCACTTCTGGTATTGGCCAAGGTACTGGCACACTGGGTGTTTTCCGGCCTGGCGCTGGTATTGCTCGCGCCGTTGCTGGCGATGATGCTGGGATTGCCCACCGAGTGCCTGCCGGTGTTGCTCCTTTCCTTGTTGCTTGGCACGCCGGTTCTCAGTCTACTGGGCGCGGTGGGTGCGGCGCTGACTGTGGGTTTGAAACGCGGCGGCCTGTTGTTGGCCCTGCTGATTTTGCCTTTGTATATCCCGGTGTTGATCCTGGGCAGCGGCGCTTTGCAAGCCGCGCTCCAGGGCATGCCGGCGACCGGTTACCTCCTGTGGCTTGGCAGCCTGGCCGCCCTGGCGGTAACCCTGACACCCTTTGCTATAGCGGCTGGCCTGAAGATCAGCGTCGGCGAATAA
- a CDS encoding DUF2802 domain-containing protein, which yields MFLEVAVIVLAILWAGTLGFLLRYVRQQRELAARQVERDAARDRRILELAKRVDHFQQSAVRVGDEVHELRAVLAPLPDKLSALEQRDPSSLSFAQAAKLVGMGATVDELTQSCGLTQAEAQLMSRLHKDN from the coding sequence TTGTTCCTTGAGGTAGCGGTGATCGTCCTGGCCATCCTGTGGGCCGGTACTTTGGGCTTTCTGCTGCGCTACGTGCGCCAGCAACGGGAATTGGCTGCTCGACAGGTCGAGCGCGACGCTGCGCGCGACCGGCGAATCCTGGAGCTGGCCAAGCGGGTCGACCACTTCCAGCAAAGCGCGGTGCGTGTGGGGGATGAAGTGCACGAACTGCGTGCGGTGCTGGCGCCGTTGCCGGACAAGCTGTCGGCGCTCGAGCAGCGTGACCCGTCGAGCCTCTCATTCGCCCAGGCGGCGAAGCTGGTGGGCATGGGCGCGACGGTGGATGAGCTGACGCAGTCCTGCGGGTTGACCCAGGCTGAAGCGCAGTTGATGAGCCGGTTGCACAAGGACAACTGA
- a CDS encoding DsbE family thiol:disulfide interchange protein, whose protein sequence is MKRWLMVLPLAAFLVVAVFLYRGLYLDPAELPSAMIGKPFPAFSLPTVQGDKTLTQADLLGKPALVNVWGTWCISCRVEHPVLNKLAEQGVVIYGINYKDDNAAALKWLAEFHNPYQLDIRDEDGNLGLNLGVYGAPETFFIDAKGVIRDKYVGVIDEVVWREQLAAKYQALVDEAKP, encoded by the coding sequence ATGAAGCGTTGGTTGATGGTGTTACCGCTGGCGGCATTTCTGGTGGTGGCGGTGTTCCTGTATCGCGGGCTGTACCTGGACCCGGCCGAGCTGCCGTCGGCCATGATCGGCAAGCCATTCCCGGCGTTCTCGCTGCCGACGGTGCAAGGCGACAAAACCCTGACCCAGGCTGACTTGCTGGGCAAACCGGCGCTGGTCAATGTGTGGGGCACCTGGTGCATTTCCTGCCGCGTGGAGCATCCGGTGCTGAACAAGCTGGCGGAGCAGGGCGTGGTGATCTACGGCATCAACTACAAGGACGACAATGCTGCCGCCCTGAAGTGGCTGGCAGAGTTCCACAACCCGTACCAGCTGGATATCCGCGACGAAGACGGCAACCTCGGCCTGAACCTCGGCGTCTACGGCGCCCCGGAAACCTTCTTCATCGACGCCAAGGGCGTGATCCGCGACAAGTACGTGGGCGTGATCGACGAAGTGGTGTGGCGCGAGCAACTGGCCGCCAAGTACCAGGCGCTGGTGGATGAGGCCAAGCCATGA
- a CDS encoding EscU/YscU/HrcU family type III secretion system export apparatus switch protein, whose translation MKNPNPPRQAIALKYDGQQAPTLTAKGDDALAEAILKLARENEVPIYENAELVKLLARMELGDSIPEELYRTVAEIIAFAWTLKGKFPVGYDPDAGPVERDVTERGDDY comes from the coding sequence ATGAAAAATCCCAACCCGCCCCGCCAGGCCATTGCTCTCAAATACGACGGGCAACAAGCACCGACCCTGACGGCCAAGGGCGACGACGCCCTGGCCGAAGCCATCCTCAAGCTGGCCCGGGAAAACGAAGTCCCGATCTACGAAAATGCCGAGCTGGTCAAATTACTGGCGCGCATGGAGTTGGGGGACAGTATCCCGGAAGAGCTGTACCGCACCGTCGCCGAGATCATCGCGTTCGCCTGGACGCTGAAGGGCAAGTTCCCGGTGGGATATGACCCGGACGCGGGGCCGGTGGAGCGGGATGTGACGGAAAGAGGCGACGATTATTAA
- a CDS encoding ATP-binding protein, with protein MSPTRPILSRKLLAEALARDLAGESFADYSSGMFLAAPRRTGKSTFLRNDLIPECKARGWLPVYVDLWMNREIDPAELISGAIGKALGEFESAVSKAAKKAGIEKISLLRTLSWDFTKPQLPAGTTLSHALDVLHQVSGQMIVLIVDEAQHALNSEGGVNAMFALKAARDHLNGSSTTDGLRLVFTGSSRDKLANLVLKSKQPFFGAHITPFPLLSRDFVEFVTDLWNQRLAATNQFNLEDMDYAFQLVGRRPEMLNKLLTEVSVGLGEASNLGELLRTGALNHQAGIWSDYESAYNDLSPLQQAVLEVMGERTLGKQAFSPFAEKTFQDVNRKLEQAQVEPNASTPNVQKALEVLREKELVWKANRGEYALEDSTMAEWLSNRHQL; from the coding sequence ATGAGCCCCACCCGCCCAATCCTCAGTCGAAAGCTACTCGCCGAAGCGCTCGCCCGTGATTTGGCGGGCGAGTCATTTGCCGATTACAGCTCCGGCATGTTCCTCGCGGCACCCCGTCGCACGGGCAAAAGTACTTTCCTGCGCAACGACCTCATCCCCGAATGCAAGGCCCGAGGCTGGCTGCCGGTTTACGTGGACCTCTGGATGAACCGCGAAATCGACCCCGCCGAGCTGATCTCCGGCGCCATCGGCAAAGCCCTGGGCGAGTTCGAAAGCGCGGTGAGCAAGGCGGCCAAGAAAGCCGGTATCGAAAAGATCAGCCTGCTGCGCACCTTGAGCTGGGATTTCACCAAGCCTCAACTGCCCGCCGGCACCACGCTCAGCCACGCCCTGGACGTGCTGCATCAGGTCTCGGGGCAAATGATCGTGCTGATCGTCGACGAAGCCCAGCACGCCCTCAACAGCGAAGGTGGGGTGAACGCAATGTTCGCCCTCAAGGCAGCGCGAGATCATCTCAACGGCAGCAGCACCACCGATGGCCTGCGCCTGGTCTTCACCGGGTCCAGCCGGGACAAACTGGCCAACCTGGTACTCAAGAGCAAACAACCGTTCTTTGGCGCCCACATCACGCCGTTCCCACTGCTGAGCCGGGACTTTGTGGAGTTCGTGACGGACCTGTGGAACCAGCGCCTGGCCGCAACCAACCAGTTCAACCTCGAAGATATGGACTATGCGTTCCAGCTCGTCGGCCGGCGCCCGGAAATGCTCAACAAGCTATTGACCGAAGTGAGCGTGGGTCTTGGCGAGGCCAGCAATCTTGGCGAGCTGCTGAGGACGGGAGCACTGAATCACCAGGCCGGAATCTGGAGCGACTACGAGAGCGCCTACAACGACCTTTCCCCCCTGCAACAGGCGGTACTCGAAGTGATGGGCGAACGAACCCTGGGCAAGCAAGCGTTTTCGCCTTTTGCGGAAAAAACCTTCCAGGATGTGAACCGCAAACTGGAGCAGGCCCAGGTCGAGCCGAACGCCAGCACCCCAAACGTGCAGAAAGCACTGGAAGTGCTGCGGGAGAAGGAGTTGGTCTGGAAAGCCAACCGTGGTGAATATGCGCTGGAAGACTCGACCATGGCCGAATGGCTGAGCAATCGGCATCAGCTATAA